Below is a genomic region from Methanoregula sp..
CCGATGATTTCGAAATATTTTTCAGATGGAAATTTTCCTTGAAAGAAGGAAGTAAAAACAATTGCTATGAGTAAAATGATAATGCCCATACCACCTAGAAACCCATAGAGCAATTTTTTATTCTCAGTTTTTGATAGAGTACCCTCCTTTATTGAATAAAACAAGTAAGCAAATACACCAAATGAACCTAATAATGCAATGATTGGAGAAATCAAATTAAAACTGGAATTATTAAAAAAGGAGTTGTTTACGGTGGTATTTACTTGATCTTGAGAAACATTAACTTGTGTATTAATAAAAAAATCCTGTGTTGTTGAGATATTTGTTTTATTGAAAAATGATGAAACGACACTTATTGTTGGATTAAAACTGATGAACAACGCCATGACATAACAAATTACTAAGAAAACAGCAATCCCGATCAATAATAAAACAAAAAACGATATAGGAGATTTTTTAACGTTTTCTTGAAAATCGATCATTAACCAATCTTCGAAGTTGATTGATAATTAATGCTTTTATGAAGAAGATGTTCACAAATACAGAGAACTATGAAGGATGTTCATGCGCGACTCGGAACGGATTCAGGTAATAATAGATAAGTTGAAGGAAATATGGCTGCACAATCCCGATCAGAGATTCGGCCAACTCACATACAACCTATTTTCTCAAATTCCCAATACTCGGAAAAAAGGACAGACAGAACTTGATATGTTTCATGTTGAGGATGATACTTTTGAAAATTACTTAGACCCCATAATTGAAAAACAGGCAAAATAGTGTCAATTAGACAAAAAAAGAGTCTAGTGTATAGAGAGGTTTATATCGTCAATAACGTAATTTGAAGTTCATAGAGTGAGGTATTGTGATGAAACAACTCAAAACGCTAGGTGATGAGGTTGAGTTTGGATATGAATGGACTGCTGATGATCGGATAAAAATTAGATACGGAGAAAAAAGTTCTATTCATTTTAATGGTATACTCTACGACGAGTTAATTCAAAAATTTAAAGGAAAAACAATCAGAATCCATAATCATCCCGATGATGATAACATACATGATTGGATATACAGGAAAGGAGTGAAAACAAGAATCGCGCAATACATAGCCCCCATTTTGTGTTGGGAAAAACATGCAAAAAAAAGTCCCGAGCCAGGGCGAATAACCTTTTTATGAAATTTAACAGACAAAATAGTGCCTGTTCGAAAGTAAAGGAAATATTTTTAAAGACCTTATAATGACAATAGCGAGATTTTCCAGTCTGCTATTTAAATAAAGTAGACTATTTCACGATTTTTCCTAAAAGAATTGAACTCTGGGCTACAATTCCCTCCGGCGGCTTTGCATGTAGGGGGGGATACAATTCTCCCCTCTTTTTTCATTAGTTACGTAATCGGGAACAAAGAGTTCTGCCGGGACTAAAAAAAAAAAGAGACGTTTTCCCGGTCATGGGATTATTTATCGCTTCGTTCCGAGATATCCCGCACCGTACTCATGACAGCAGACATGCCGAAGTACTCGGTGATCCGGCTGCTGACCTCAACCGGTACTGTCGTCCCGTCCTTTTTTTTCTGCACGGTCTCAAACAGAATATGCCCCCGGGACTGGAACTTCTGTACAATTTCGGGTGTCAGGAGTTTCTCGGGATGGGTATCGATATCCTGCAGGCGCATCTTCATGAACTCCTTTACCGAATACCCCAGGAGGCGTGAAGCGATAGTATTTGTCTCAAATATCCTTCCGTCGATATCATGGAGGAAGATCGCATCGCTCGCCCCGTCAAAGAGCGTCCGGTAACGAAGTTCTGACTCAATGAGTTCATCTTTGATCCGCTTGCCTTCAGTGATATCTACTACCGAGCAGATGACCAGTCCGTCTTTGGTCATGGATGCCGTGGCCAGGACCCAGATGACCGTCCTGTCTTTTTTGCGCAGGGCGATCTCCATATTCGAGATTTTTTCATCCTGCAGTAATTTTTTTGAGAATTTTGCTTCCTGCGCGCTATCGAACCAAAGGGAAGAGAAGGGCTGGTTTTTGAGCTCTTCAAGGGTATAGCCAAGGATCTCTGCCGACTGCACGTTTATCGCGCGGATCTTCTGGAGTTCCATATCATACGTGAACATCCCTGCCTGGGAATTTTCAAAGATTTCCCGGTATTTCTTTTCCTGCAAAAGCTGTCCGGAAAAGGCTGATATGACAACACCTACCGATACGAAAATGTAAAAAAATGCACTGCTCGCCGCATAGAGACGGATATC
It encodes:
- a CDS encoding PAS domain S-box protein; amino-acid sequence: MKTISPQKTLWLSVTFLITIIIVLISIFCIKNGYFDIFPYFYILPIVLLAYLYPRYAVYFTIVLGWVFLGLIYLYGPVDIRLYAASSAFFYIFVSVGVVISAFSGQLLQEKKYREIFENSQAGMFTYDMELQKIRAINVQSAEILGYTLEELKNQPFSSLWFDSAQEAKFSKKLLQDEKISNMEIALRKKDRTVIWVLATASMTKDGLVICSVVDITEGKRIKDELIESELRYRTLFDGASDAIFLHDIDGRIFETNTIASRLLGYSVKEFMKMRLQDIDTHPEKLLTPEIVQKFQSRGHILFETVQKKKDGTTVPVEVSSRITEYFGMSAVMSTVRDISERSDK